One segment of Spiroplasma kunkelii CR2-3x DNA contains the following:
- a CDS encoding lipoprotein, with the protein MKKILAILGAISFSAIGASNAIACNSIISFL; encoded by the coding sequence ATGAAAAAAATTTTAGCAATTCTAGGAGCAATTAGTTTTTCGGCAATTGGAGCAAGTAATGCTATTGCTTGTAATTCAATAATATCTTTTTTATAA
- a CDS encoding thiol peroxidase, translated as MAVGRMSGDVKNLLAKDHLQVGDKVSFKADMVDWQDFELATIIKEYKVISAVPSIDTSVCLTQTKQFNETIISKYPNFQLITISRDLPFALKRVCEAFINLNHILLSDTNYREFGTQTKLYFPFNNLLARSVMVLDQDNKIIYLQIVSPTSSEPNYEEVYQFLDTI; from the coding sequence ATGGCAGTAGGAAGAATGAGCGGCGATGTTAAAAATTTGCTTGCAAAAGATCATCTTCAAGTTGGTGACAAAGTATCATTTAAAGCTGATATGGTTGATTGACAAGATTTTGAATTAGCAACCATAATAAAAGAATATAAAGTTATTTCCGCAGTACCCAGTATAGATACCAGTGTTTGTTTAACACAAACAAAACAATTTAATGAAACAATTATTAGTAAATATCCTAATTTTCAATTAATAACAATTTCACGTGATTTGCCATTTGCTTTGAAACGAGTATGTGAAGCTTTTATTAATTTAAACCATATTCTATTATCTGATACTAATTATCGTGAATTTGGAACACAAACAAAATTATACTTTCCATTTAATAACTTATTAGCACGAAGTGTAATGGTTTTAGATCAAGACAATAAAATTATTTATTTACAAATTGTTTCACCAACTTCTTCTGAACCAAATTATGAAGAAGTTTATCAATTTTTAGATACTATTTAA
- a CDS encoding TlyA family RNA methyltransferase: MKIRLDQLMVNNNLAPSREKAKAMILANNVLVDNVPALKPGELVKENSIIKLRGEPLKYVSRAGEKLAKGLTAFNLTVKNLVCLDIGASTGGFTDCLLQNHAKKVYAVDVGTNQLAWKLRNNPQVVSLEKTNFRYVTKALFAPDEIEFACCDVSFISLDKIIPSLKDILLLNHYAFFLIKPQFENTKEAVKKGKINHKATHYDVIKKIFTLGINNGFSVINCDYSPILGNKKKNIEFICLLQRTVNPINYIADEVIATIIENTWNTLLS; encoded by the coding sequence ATGAAAATTCGGTTAGACCAGTTAATGGTTAATAATAATTTAGCTCCTTCACGTGAAAAAGCTAAAGCAATGATTTTAGCAAACAATGTTTTAGTTGATAATGTCCCAGCTTTAAAACCAGGTGAACTAGTAAAAGAAAATAGTATTATTAAATTACGTGGTGAACCATTAAAATATGTTTCCCGAGCAGGGGAAAAGTTAGCCAAAGGTTTAACTGCTTTTAATTTAACCGTTAAGAACCTAGTTTGCCTTGACATTGGTGCTTCAACTGGTGGTTTTACCGATTGTTTATTACAAAATCATGCTAAAAAAGTTTATGCTGTCGATGTTGGGACAAACCAATTAGCTTGAAAGTTACGCAATAATCCACAGGTTGTTTCATTAGAGAAAACTAATTTTCGATATGTTACTAAAGCATTATTTGCCCCTGATGAAATTGAATTTGCTTGCTGTGATGTTTCTTTTATTTCATTAGATAAAATTATTCCATCTTTAAAAGATATTTTATTATTAAATCATTATGCTTTTTTCTTAATTAAACCACAGTTTGAGAATACAAAAGAAGCTGTGAAGAAAGGAAAAATTAATCATAAAGCAACTCACTATGATGTTATTAAAAAAATATTTACTTTAGGTATTAATAATGGTTTCAGTGTTATCAATTGTGACTATTCTCCAATTTTAGGAAATAAAAAGAAAAACATTGAATTTATTTGTTTATTACAACGAACAGTAAATCCGATTAATTATATTGCCGACGAAGTTATAGCAACAATAATTGAAAATACTTGAAATACTTTATTATCATAA